TCGTTACCAATGCAATGTATGCAGACTTAGTGAAGGAGCAGTTGCCGGAAGTGAGCGAAGATCAGATTTTACTGGAACCGGCTAGAAGAAATACCGCCCCATGTATCGCATGGGCTTCCTATCATATCAGGGCACTGAATCCAAACGCCAATATCGTAGTCGCTCCCTCGGATCACCTGATTTTAAAAGAGGATGAATTTCTTGCCGCTATTGAAAAAGGACTGGATTTTGTTTCACGCTCAGAGAAACTGCTGACATTAGGAATCAAGCCCAACCGCCCCGAAACCGGATACGGATATATACAAATCGACGAACCTGCTGGAGATAACTTCTACAAAGTAAAAACATTCACCGAAAAACCGGAACTGGAATTAGCCAAAGTATTTGTGGAGAGCGGAGAATTTTACTGGAACTCCGGATTGTTTATGTGGAATGTAAATTCTATCATTAAAGCAAACGAAGAATTACTACCGGAATTGGCTTCCAAGCTGGCACCGGGAAGAGATATTTATACTACTGACGAGGAAAAAGCATTTATTGAGGAAAATTTCCCTGCATGTCCCAATGTATCCATCGACATAGGCATCATGGAGAAAGCGAATAATGTATATGTATCTTTAGGAGATTTCGGCTGGTCTGACCTTGGAACATGGGGGTCGCTTTATGATTTGTCGGAAAGAGATTCGGAGGGTAATGTTACCCTGAAATGCCATTCACTTATCTATAATAGTAAGGATAATATGGTGGTGCTTCCGAAAGGAAAACTGGCGGTGATTGACGGACTGGAAGGATATTTGATAGCCGAATCGGACAACGTCCTGCTGATTTGCCGCAAAGACGAAGAACACGCCATCCGCAAATATGTAAATGATGCCCAAATACAATTGGGTGATGATTTTATTTAATGGATTGAATCAAAGGCCGAGCGGAACAGCTCAAGCTCAGATTAAATAATCATACAAAAAGTAAACGGTGAACGCACTGCAAGCAATTATGCTGTTTGTTCACCGTTCTCTGTTTTTATAATCGAATAAAACTTTGTGTATCTTAACTCCTCACTCGTATATGTTTAGATAATCTCTATCCCCTGCTCTTTGCAAAGTTGCAGCCCCAGGTCTTTCAGTCTGAACTTTTGAATCTTTCCACTGCCCGTCATCGGGAATTCGTTCACAAAGAAGATATATTTTGGTATTTTATAGCGGGATATTTTATTTCTACAGAAGTCGCGCACGTCCTCCGCCTGCATCGTCACACCTTCCTGCAAGATGATAAACGCCCCGACAGCCTCACCGTATTTTTTTGAAGGGATACCCGCTACCTGAACATCTTTCACTCCGTCAAGTTTATAAAGGAACTCTTCGATTTCACGTGGATAAATATTTTCTCCACCGCGAATAATCATATCTTTGATTCGTCCGGTAATCCGGTAGTTTCCATCTTCATCTTTTATACCCAGGTCGCCGGAATGCAGGAAGTTGTTGGCATCAAGCACCTCGGCGGTTGCTTCGGGATTCTTATAATATCCCTTCATCGTGTTATAGCCACGATTGCACATCTCACCTTGTACGCCGACCGGACACTCCTCGCCTGTTTCCGGATCGAGCACCTTCACTTCCGTAAATTCAAAATCACGACCTACCGTATTGCAACGTACATCGAACGGGTCGTCAATACGGGTGGCCGTCATACCCGGAGCAGCCTCTGTCAATCCGTAGACGCTGGTCACCTTCATATACATTTTCTCTTCTACCTGCTTCATCAGTTCGACAGGACACAGCGAACCTGCCATAATACCTGTACGAAGACAAGACATATCAAAGAGATCGAACATCGGATGATGCAATTCGGCAATAAACATAGTCGGCACTCCGTAAAGAGCCGTACAACGTTCTTTATGAATAGAAGCCAACACAACCAACGGGTCAAAACGCTCAACCATCACTTGTGTACAACCATGGGTCAGACAGTTCATGGTAGCCAGTACAACTCCAAAACAATGGAACAACGGGACGCAACAGCAGAGTTTGTCATCCGCCGTAAACTTCATGTGCTCACCGGTCAGAAAACCGTTATTGGAAATATTATAATGCGTCAGCATCACTCCTTTCGGAAAACCGGTAGTCCCTGACGTATATTGCATATTTACCACATCATGGCAGCTAACCTTGCTCTTGAGTTTGTTCAAACGATCATCAGCCACATTATCCCCCAGCAACAGAATCTCAGCCGTGTTATACATTCCACGATGTTTTTCCTGCCCCACATACACTACATTCTTCATGTACGGAAAACGCTCACTCTTTAAATGTCCGCGTTCGCAAGTTTTCAACTCGGGCAGCATTGTGTAGGTCATCTGTACGAAGTCGCTGTCCTTCTCACCATTCACGATACAGAGAGTATGCATATCCGAGTTCTGGCAAAGATATTCCAGTTCGGATTGCTTATAGTTCGTATTTACAGTAACATATACCGCCCCAATCTTGGCACAGGCATATAGCAATGTCAGCCAGTCGGGCACATTAGCAGCCCAGATACCGACATGCGTACCTCGCTCCACACCGATGGCGATAAGCCCTTTTGCCATATCATCCACACGACGATTAAACTGGCTCCAGGTAAAACGGAGATTACGGTCGGAATATACAATATATTCTTTATCAGGAGTCTCTTCAGCCCAGTGTTCCAGCCACTGTCCCAAAGTACGGTCAAATAATTGCATGGAGTTCTTTCTATACTTAATACTTAATACTTGATATTTAATACTTGATATTTAATACTTAACTCAAATCGGTGTGTAAATTACTGCCAGGATTTTTGCAGCCTGTCCCTCATAAGCATGTACATGATGAGGTACAATGGAATCATAATAAATGCTATCACCTTCTTCCAGCAGATAGGTATTTTTACCATAGCTGATTTCCATGATACCTTCCATAACCATGATAAACTCCTCTCCTTCATGAGAAGAAAGCACGAAGTCAGTATCTTCTGTCGGCATCACATCAATTATAAACGGTTCCATGTGACGGTCCGCCTTCGACTTGGACAGTGAATGATATTCCATGTGTTTGCGAGAATGAATCGCATTATTGGAAAAACTGATCGCATCCTTGGCTTCTTTCTTACGGCATACTACCGGTCCCACTTCATCCTGATCATCAAGGAAAGTACCCAAACGTACTCCCAACACACGCGCAATCTTAATCAGCGGTGCGAGAGAAGGTATATCAATGTTATTCTCAATACGTTCAACCTGTTCGATAGCCAATCCTGAACGTTGTGCCAACTCTTCTATGCTTATTGATTTATCTTCGCGGAGGGCTTTAATTTTCTCGCCAACAATCTTACTTGTATCCATTTTGAAAGCATTTTAGTTATCAAAGGTGATAAATTATAATAATTAAGCTGCAAAAATAGCAAAATCTTTAGATGAATACAATTATAACCGAAGAAAATACGATTGTCAGGAAGAAAAAGAAGAAACTAAAAAAAGCCGCTCCTCTATCATGAGGAACGGCTTTAAATCTTTTCGCGGCAAGCAGATTACTTACGCAAACCGAGCTCTTTAACAATAGCACGATATCTTTCGATATCTCTTGCTTTCAGGTAGTCGAGTAAGCGACGACGCTTACCTACCAACATTGTTAACGCTCTTTCAGTACTATAATCTTTTCTGTTGAGCTTCATGTGCTCAGTCAGGTGAGAAATACGGTAGGAAAACAATGCCACTTGGGCCTCAGCTGAGCCGGTGTCAGTGTTAGACTTTCCGTACTTTCCGAAGATTTCTTGCTTTTTAGCAGCGTCTAAATACATAATTCTTAGAATTTTAATTGATAAATTATTCTTTTGAGCGTGCAAAGATAGGCATTATCCTTATATCACACAACGATTTACAAGAAAAAATTGCTATCATTGCACATATTTCTAATCCTATTTTCGTACCTTTGCAGCCAAATAATAGGTATTATATGCAAAATATTCGAAACATTGCAATCATTGCCCATGTTGACCATGGGAAAACAACGCTGGTTGACAAGATGCTATTGGCCGGAAATTTATTCCGCAGCAACCAAAATAGTGGTGAACTTATCCTGGATAACAACGATTTGGAACGCGAACGTGGTATAACGATTCTTTCCAAAAACGTATCCATCAATTACAACGGTACAAAAATTAATATTATTGATACTCCGGGACACAGCGACTTCGGTGGTGAGGTAGAACGTGTATTGAATATGGCCGATGGCTGTATTCTGTTGGTAGATGCCTTCGAAGGTCCGATGCCCCAGACTCGTTTCGTACTGCAAAAGGCGCTCGAAATCGGTTTGAAACCCATTGTGGTAGTTAATAAGGTAGATAAACCTAACTGCCGCCCGGAAGAAGTTTACGAGATGGTTTTCGACTTGATGTTCAGCTTGAACGCAACGGAAGATCAGCTGGACTTCCCCGTGATTTATGGTTCCGCCAAAAACAACTGGATGAGCACCGACTGGCAGCAACAAACTGACAGCATCACTCCGCTACTGGATTGTATCGTCGAAAACATTCCGGCACCGCAACAGTTGGAAGGTACTCCCCAGATGTTGATTACTTCTCTGGATTATTCTTCTTATACCGGTCGTATTGCCGTAGGTCGCGTACATCGTGGTACATTAAAAGAAGGTATGAATATAACGCTTGTGAAACGTAACGGCGATATGTTCAAGAGCAAAATTAAAGAACTCCATGTTTTCGAAGGTTTAGGCCGTGTGAAAACAAATGAGGTTTCTTCCGGTGACATCTGCGCGCTGGTAGGTATTGACGGATTCGAGATTGGAGATACAGTTTGTGATTTCGAAAGTCCGGAAGCACTGCCACCTATCGCAATTGATGAACCAACCATGAGTATGTTGTTTGCTATCAACGATTCTCCTTTCTTCGGTAAGGACGGTAAGTTTGTGACTTCACGCCACATTCACGACCGCTTGATGAAAGAGCTTGACAAGAACCTGGCTCTCCGCGTAAGAAAGAGTGAAGAAGACGGTAAATGGATTGTTTCCGGCCGTGGTGTACTCCACCTTTCTGTATTGATTGAAACAATGCGCCGCGAAGGATACGAGTTGCAGGTAGGTCAGCCACAGGTTATCTTCAGAGAAATCGACGGTGTGAAATGCGAACCGATTGAAGAGTTGACCATCAACGTACCGGAAGAATATTCCAGCAAGATTATTGATATGGTTACCCGCCGTAAAGGTGAAATGGTAAAGATGGAAAATACAGGCGAACGCATCAATCTCGAATTCAACATGCCTTCACGCGGTATCATCGGTTTGCGTACCAATGTACTGACAGCTTCTGCCGGTGAAGCCATTATGGCACACCGTTTCAAAGAATATCAGCCGCACAAAGGAGAAATTGAACGTCGTACCAATGGTTCTATGATTGCTATGGAAAGCGGAACAGCTTTTGCTTATGCCATCGACAAATTACAGGATCGCGGTAAGTTCTTTATTTTCCCGCAGGACGAAGTCTATGCAGGACAGGTAGTAGGCGAGCACTCTCATGACAACGACTTGGTTATCAACGTAACCAAATCGAAGAAGCTGACGAATATGCGTGCTTCCGGTTCGGATGACAAAGTACGTCTGATTCCGCCTATCCAGTTCTCACTTGAAGAAGCATTGGAATATATTAAGGAAGACGAATACGTGGAAGTTACTCCAAAGGCAATGCGCATGCGTAAAGTGATTTTGGACGAAATCGAACGTAAACGTGCCAACAAGAACTAACCATTCTTTCATTATATTATAATAGAAATCCCGGTGAAACGCTGTGTTTTACCGGGATTTCATTTTTTCCTGCAAATATTACAAACATTACTAATACAACAACAATCCTACCACACCCGCCAGACAAATCAACAGGATAGGGTGAAGATTCCATTTCCATGTAACCAAAAAGGCTGCCGCAAAAATACCGATACTTTTATAGTCCATAAAATTTTCTCTATTCATCATAAGCAATGCAGCCGAAGCAATCAGAGCAACCGACATAGGTAACAGTCCGGACATAGCCGCCTTAATATACTTGTTATCCTTACACTTCGCAAAGAAATAAGAAATGAGCAACACCAGAATAAAAGAAGGTAAACAAACCGCTACCGTAGCTAGCACCGCTCCCCACACGCTTTGCGTTACCGCATACCCTACATAAGTAGCACTATTGATACCAATCGGCCCTGGAGTCATTTGCGAAATCGCCACCACATCCGTAAACTGCTGGGGAGTCAGCCAATGATGAATATCCACTATCTCGTGTTGAATAAGGGAAAGCATCGCATATCCGCCTCCAAAACCGAACATACCTATTTTAAGATACACCCAAAGTAATTGCAAATATATCATACCTCTTTATTCATTATTTTTTCTTTCAACCACAACGTATATACCAATCCTCCCAGAATTCCTGCCAACACAATATAAATAGGAGACAGTCCAAACTGCCAAATCAAAAGAGTAGCTATGGCATAGCCACCACCAATAGTAAACATTCCAATCTTCGCAAACGTCACGAACAATTTCAAATACTCTAATACCATTCCTACTTTCTAATTTTCCGACATTTTCTATTTATTTTCTAATAAGCCCTTCAGCCACATCATATTCAATCCGGCAGTTACATTCCTTCACTGTTTTAAAGTTTGCCTGTATCCAGATACGTCATAGCTATCATTAAAAGTAAATAACTCCATTTTGACAAATATAGAAAAAAAACAAAACAGACAATATTCCTTTTCATAGAAAGACACAGTATAGCAATAAAAAAGGCGGTTCGAAATCGAACCGCCTTCCAGATTATATCTGATTCTCCAATTAGAGTTTCGGACCAGCAGCAACCAAAGCCTTACCAGCTTCGTTGCCAGTAAATTTAGCGAAGTTCTTAATGAAACGTCCAGCCAAATCTTTTGCTTTTTCTTCCCATTTGCAAGCACATTCGTAAGTGTCGCGCGGGTCAAGAATCTTCGGATCAACACCCGGAAGTTCTGTAGGAACAACAAAGTCGAAGAAAGGAATAACCTTAGTAGGAGCTTTGTCGATAGAACCGCTAAGGATAGCGTCGATGATACCACGAGTATCTTTGATAGAGATACGTTTGCCTGTACCATTCCAACCTGTGTTAACCAAATATGCCTTAGCACCAGTCATCTCCATCTTCTTAACCAGTTCTTCTGCATATTTAGTCGGGTGCAATGACAAGAAAGCAGCACCGAAGCAGGCAGAGAATGTCGGAGTCGGTTCAGTGATACCACGTTCTGTACCAGCCAATTTAGCTGTAAATCCAGACAAGAAGTAGTATTGAGCCTGTTCCGGGTTCAGGATAGATACTGGAGGCAATACACCGAATGCATCAGCAGACAAGAAGATAACTTGTTTTGCGTGAGGACCTTTAGAAACCGGTTTAACGATGTTTTCGATGTGATAGATAGGATAAGAAACACGAGTGTTTTCAGTCACGCTCTTGTCAGTGAAATCA
The Bacteroides caecimuris DNA segment above includes these coding regions:
- a CDS encoding helix-turn-helix domain-containing protein, coding for MDTSKIVGEKIKALREDKSISIEELAQRSGLAIEQVERIENNIDIPSLAPLIKIARVLGVRLGTFLDDQDEVGPVVCRKKEAKDAISFSNNAIHSRKHMEYHSLSKSKADRHMEPFIIDVMPTEDTDFVLSSHEGEEFIMVMEGIMEISYGKNTYLLEEGDSIYYDSIVPHHVHAYEGQAAKILAVIYTPI
- a CDS encoding chromate transporter, which codes for MIYLQLLWVYLKIGMFGFGGGYAMLSLIQHEIVDIHHWLTPQQFTDVVAISQMTPGPIGINSATYVGYAVTQSVWGAVLATVAVCLPSFILVLLISYFFAKCKDNKYIKAAMSGLLPMSVALIASAALLMMNRENFMDYKSIGIFAAAFLVTWKWNLHPILLICLAGVVGLLLY
- the rpsO gene encoding 30S ribosomal protein S15, giving the protein MYLDAAKKQEIFGKYGKSNTDTGSAEAQVALFSYRISHLTEHMKLNRKDYSTERALTMLVGKRRRLLDYLKARDIERYRAIVKELGLRK
- the typA gene encoding translational GTPase TypA, giving the protein MQNIRNIAIIAHVDHGKTTLVDKMLLAGNLFRSNQNSGELILDNNDLERERGITILSKNVSINYNGTKINIIDTPGHSDFGGEVERVLNMADGCILLVDAFEGPMPQTRFVLQKALEIGLKPIVVVNKVDKPNCRPEEVYEMVFDLMFSLNATEDQLDFPVIYGSAKNNWMSTDWQQQTDSITPLLDCIVENIPAPQQLEGTPQMLITSLDYSSYTGRIAVGRVHRGTLKEGMNITLVKRNGDMFKSKIKELHVFEGLGRVKTNEVSSGDICALVGIDGFEIGDTVCDFESPEALPPIAIDEPTMSMLFAINDSPFFGKDGKFVTSRHIHDRLMKELDKNLALRVRKSEEDGKWIVSGRGVLHLSVLIETMRREGYELQVGQPQVIFREIDGVKCEPIEELTINVPEEYSSKIIDMVTRRKGEMVKMENTGERINLEFNMPSRGIIGLRTNVLTASAGEAIMAHRFKEYQPHKGEIERRTNGSMIAMESGTAFAYAIDKLQDRGKFFIFPQDEVYAGQVVGEHSHDNDLVINVTKSKKLTNMRASGSDDKVRLIPPIQFSLEEALEYIKEDEYVEVTPKAMRMRKVILDEIERKRANKN
- a CDS encoding AMP-binding protein, translating into MQLFDRTLGQWLEHWAEETPDKEYIVYSDRNLRFTWSQFNRRVDDMAKGLIAIGVERGTHVGIWAANVPDWLTLLYACAKIGAVYVTVNTNYKQSELEYLCQNSDMHTLCIVNGEKDSDFVQMTYTMLPELKTCERGHLKSERFPYMKNVVYVGQEKHRGMYNTAEILLLGDNVADDRLNKLKSKVSCHDVVNMQYTSGTTGFPKGVMLTHYNISNNGFLTGEHMKFTADDKLCCCVPLFHCFGVVLATMNCLTHGCTQVMVERFDPLVVLASIHKERCTALYGVPTMFIAELHHPMFDLFDMSCLRTGIMAGSLCPVELMKQVEEKMYMKVTSVYGLTEAAPGMTATRIDDPFDVRCNTVGRDFEFTEVKVLDPETGEECPVGVQGEMCNRGYNTMKGYYKNPEATAEVLDANNFLHSGDLGIKDEDGNYRITGRIKDMIIRGGENIYPREIEEFLYKLDGVKDVQVAGIPSKKYGEAVGAFIILQEGVTMQAEDVRDFCRNKISRYKIPKYIFFVNEFPMTGSGKIQKFRLKDLGLQLCKEQGIEII
- a CDS encoding mannose-1-phosphate guanylyltransferase, coding for MTNKDNYCVIMGGGIGSRFWPFSRKTLPKQFLDFFGTGRSLLQQTFDRFQKVVPTENILIVTNAMYADLVKEQLPEVSEDQILLEPARRNTAPCIAWASYHIRALNPNANIVVAPSDHLILKEDEFLAAIEKGLDFVSRSEKLLTLGIKPNRPETGYGYIQIDEPAGDNFYKVKTFTEKPELELAKVFVESGEFYWNSGLFMWNVNSIIKANEELLPELASKLAPGRDIYTTDEEKAFIEENFPACPNVSIDIGIMEKANNVYVSLGDFGWSDLGTWGSLYDLSERDSEGNVTLKCHSLIYNSKDNMVVLPKGKLAVIDGLEGYLIAESDNVLLICRKDEEHAIRKYVNDAQIQLGDDFI